In Streptomyces erythrochromogenes, the DNA window GTACGGCTCGTCGCGGGCGATGGCCTCGGGCGGGCAGAAGACGGAGCGGCCGTCGCGGATCTGCGGTACGCCGATCAGGTCCTCGGGGGCGAGCTGCGTGCCGAGGAGGCTGACGCACTCCAGGCCGAGGGAGTCGGCGAACTTCCGCACGAGCGAGGACTTCCCGATGCCGGGCGCCCCCCAGAGGAAAACGGGCCGCACGGTGGCGAGGCCGAGCAGCAGTTCGGGGATCTGGGCGGGGGTGACGGTGACGGCAGCCTGCACGGGCGGGATGGTCCTTCGGGGCGGGGCGGTGTGTGGTGCGGCCAGTGTGGTCATACCGCGCACCGCCCGGCATCCGGTTTTTCGCCGGACGCCCGCCCGGTTCAGGTCTCGATGAGGTGCTTGAGCTTCTCCTCGTTCAGCGGCATCTCCTTGCGCGCGTAAGGCTTCACGACGAGCGGTACGAGGACCCTGCCGATGCCGTGCCCCTCGAAGTCGAGGCTCAGGGTGAGCCGGGAGCGCGTCCCGTCGCCCAGGGGCTCGACGGTGCCCCGGACGTCGCCGCGGACCGGGCCGTCGATGCCGTGCAGGTGCCAGCTCCTGGGCGGGTCGTACTCGGTGAGTTCCATGGTCGTCGGGAACTCGCGCCGCCCGATGCGCCGCCGTACGGCGATGAGCGAGCCGACGGCCGGGTGCTCGGAGCCCCGGACGGACACGGCGCTCTTCTGCCACTCCGGCAGGTGGGAGGCGTCCGACACGTAGGAGAAGACCTCTTCGGGACTGCGGTCGATCTCGATGCTTTCTCTGATCGCGGACATGGCGGCCCTTTCGTGCCCCCTAAAGGCGCTGTCCTTCCACGCTACCGCGCAGGTCAGGCGACTGTCCGCTGCCTGCGGGCGGCCATCACGGCATAGACGGCGACGCCGGCGAAGAGGAAGAGCACGCCCTGGTAGACGGCGGCGTAGCCGGAGCCGGCCACCAGCCACATGGAGAAGCCGAAGGCCAGGACGGCGAGGGCGCCGTCGCGGACCAGGCGCCCCCGCCCGACGCGCTCGCCCTGGCCGGAGAGCAGGAAGTAGATCTGCGCGGCGGTGGAGAGCAGGTAGGGGACGGTCGCGGTGAAGGTGGTGA includes these proteins:
- a CDS encoding SRPBCC family protein, whose product is MSAIRESIEIDRSPEEVFSYVSDASHLPEWQKSAVSVRGSEHPAVGSLIAVRRRIGRREFPTTMELTEYDPPRSWHLHGIDGPVRGDVRGTVEPLGDGTRSRLTLSLDFEGHGIGRVLVPLVVKPYARKEMPLNEEKLKHLIET